ACGAAGTGCGCCTGAAGTTGGCGTCCGAAGAGCACTGGGAGCCAGCAAAGGACAAGTATTTATGCAGCATTTAATTGAAGTTGGGCTGTTGGGCTTTATTGGTGGCCTCTTAGGTTTAGTGATGGCCAACATCGGACTATACCTGCTTAGAAGTCAATTTAATGGCTTCAATGTTGTGGCTACCATGGACATGACCATGTTGTTTGCTGCGCCTATTATTGCCATTTTGGCAACCACTATTGCCGGTTTATACCCTGCTTGGCGAGTATGTACCACCTTGCCATCAGTGCATTTAAAAACTCAATAAGGACACTACTATGTTTCAAATTATGCCAATACTCAGTGCAATGATGCGTAACAAGGGCAGTGTGTCACTGATCATTATTCAAATTGCACTTACCTTAGCGATTGTCAGTAATGCCACCTTTATTATTTCTGAGCGCATTGCGATGATGCAACGTGATACCGGTTTACCAGTGGAAGAAATATTCTCAGTTAACTCATTCTTCTTCGATGACAGAGTAGATCCGATCGACCAAATTTCCTTAGATGCAAGACGACTTAGGGAAATGCCAGGTGTGATCAGTGCTACGTCAATAAACCAAGTGCCATTATCTGGCAGTGGTGATTCTTGGGGGGTTCGTGATAAGCGAGAAATTGAAGGCGCTAAAGTGGCTTATACAGGGGTTTACACTGGCGATCACCACACATTATCCACCTTAGGACAAACAGTATCACAAGGTAGAGATTTTAATGCGGATGATGTTCTGCATTTGAGAAATGAAGTACAAATGCCGAAAGCGGCCATTGTCACCTCGGCATTAGCAAAGGAACTTTTTGCCGATGAAAATGCGATTGGAAAGTATATTTATACAGGTCCTACTGACACCGCTGAGCCGATTGAAATAATCGGTGTTGTGGCACAAATGCAAGGCTCGTGGGTACATTCAGATATTGTAGAGAAAAACGTGTTTTTTCCAGTGGTTAACTCATGGAACTCAATGACGCTTGTGGTCAGAGCCGAACAGAGTGCACTTGATAGCATCGCACTCGAAATGGAAGATGTGTTACTCGGGCTAGAAAAAAATCGTGTAGTAGGTGAGCCAAGAACCATGGCAAAAATGAAAAAGCGAAGCTACCAACGTGATAGGTTGATGACCAACATGTTACTTGTCATTGTTGCAGTGCTGATTTTTATTACGGCACTTGGTATTGCTGGCGTTTCTATTTTCAACGTTAATCGCCGAAGAAAACAAATTGGTACGCGCCGTGCGTTAGGTGCGAGTAAGGGGGATATTGTTAGCTATTTTATGACAGAAAGTGCGCTTATTGCGGCGGTTGGTATTGTCATAGGTACCTTGTTAACCTTTACATTAAACACTTTTTTGATGAAACAGTTTTCAACGACGTCATTGTCTCTTGATTATCTGCTGTTCACCATGGTGGGTATTGTCTTGATCAGTCAAATTTCTGCTTTTTGGCCTGCAAAGAAAGCAACACATATTTCACCGGCTATCGCAACACGCAGTGCCTAAGTACTACAACCTGATTGAAGATGAAAAATTAACTCATATATGCCATGTTCAGTGAACCTTGAACATGGCATTATTGTTTATAACTCCATATTTTATGATTCTGTTAGATGCCTGATTCTTAATGTATTAACAGAGATCGTTGAAGATAACTTAAAGAATTAAAAGAAAAAATAAATGGACAAAATACTCATCATCGATGACAACATTTCAGTGTGTAAAGCGTTGACTATCTTGCTGGAAATTCATCGTTTCTCTGTGACCAGTTGCCATTCACCGCAGCATGGCATGGAAATTTTAGCGCAAGAAAAAATCTCACTGGTTATCTTAGACATGAACTTTAGCCAAGACACCACTAGTGGTGAAGAAGGTAAAGAAGCATTTTATAAAATCAGGGCAATGCAGGCAGATTTACCGATCATTTTACTCACTGCATGGACTGATTTAGAAATGGCGGTCGAGTTGGTTAAAAGTGGTGCTGCGGACTATTTAAGTAAGCCATGGGATGATCAAAAGCTATTGGTGACGATTAAAAATTTAATCGAATTAAATGAAACCAATCAGGTTGCACAAAAACTCAGACGACAACATCAAGAACGCGTACGAATCAACGATACCGCAGACTTACGTGGCTTGATTTATGAAAGCACAAGTATGCAACGCCTGGTCGATATGGCGGTGCAAGTGGCCGAGTCAAATGCGTCAGTATTGATCACCGGCCCAAATGGCGCGGGTAAAGAAAAAATTGCTGAAATTATTCAAGCCAATTCTTTACGGAATAATGGGCCATTTATTAAGGTTAACATTGGCGCACTGCCACAAGATTTAATGGAATCCGAATTATTTGGTGCAGAAGCGGGCGCATATACTGGCGCAGACAAACAACGTATTGGTCGATTTGAAGCAGCCGATGGCGGTACCTTGTTTTTAGATGAAATTGGCAATTTGTCGCTATCTGGGCAAATGAAGCTATTAAGGGTGTTGCAAACTGGAGAGTTTGAACGATTGGGCAGCCATGCCACACACAAGGTTGATGTAAGAGTGGTCAGTGCCACCAATGCCGATTTACTCGCTGACATTGGCAAAGGATTGTTTAGGGAAGACCTATTTTATCGTCTCAATGTTATTCAACTTGCCTTACCAGCATTAGCTGAGCGCTTGGATGATGTCATACCATTAATAGAACACTTTACCCAACAGTCCAAACCGTTATCGAAACTAGCAGAGCGCCATTTGCT
This window of the Thalassotalea atypica genome carries:
- a CDS encoding ABC transporter permease, yielding MFQIMPILSAMMRNKGSVSLIIIQIALTLAIVSNATFIISERIAMMQRDTGLPVEEIFSVNSFFFDDRVDPIDQISLDARRLREMPGVISATSINQVPLSGSGDSWGVRDKREIEGAKVAYTGVYTGDHHTLSTLGQTVSQGRDFNADDVLHLRNEVQMPKAAIVTSALAKELFADENAIGKYIYTGPTDTAEPIEIIGVVAQMQGSWVHSDIVEKNVFFPVVNSWNSMTLVVRAEQSALDSIALEMEDVLLGLEKNRVVGEPRTMAKMKKRSYQRDRLMTNMLLVIVAVLIFITALGIAGVSIFNVNRRRKQIGTRRALGASKGDIVSYFMTESALIAAVGIVIGTLLTFTLNTFLMKQFSTTSLSLDYLLFTMVGIVLISQISAFWPAKKATHISPAIATRSA
- a CDS encoding sigma-54-dependent transcriptional regulator; this encodes MDKILIIDDNISVCKALTILLEIHRFSVTSCHSPQHGMEILAQEKISLVILDMNFSQDTTSGEEGKEAFYKIRAMQADLPIILLTAWTDLEMAVELVKSGAADYLSKPWDDQKLLVTIKNLIELNETNQVAQKLRRQHQERVRINDTADLRGLIYESTSMQRLVDMAVQVAESNASVLITGPNGAGKEKIAEIIQANSLRNNGPFIKVNIGALPQDLMESELFGAEAGAYTGADKQRIGRFEAADGGTLFLDEIGNLSLSGQMKLLRVLQTGEFERLGSHATHKVDVRVVSATNADLLADIGKGLFREDLFYRLNVIQLALPALAERLDDVIPLIEHFTQQSKPLSKLAERHLLNYTWPGNVRELENACQRAMLFSKSQEWQLEDFGLSPQQAQLIEKVETEDLSEQDIMTALNEASGVISKAARKLGISRQALYRRMDKFGINK